Proteins encoded together in one Cyprinus carpio isolate SPL01 chromosome B14, ASM1834038v1, whole genome shotgun sequence window:
- the LOC122139541 gene encoding rRNA biogenesis protein RRP36-like, whose translation MSQTTALPAANQTSLTQPMDWLIDDIIAQLPFMPSNQNGITVDSNMDHTRTQSSVKLTDLGIIRPQSEGEHLDSFLRTFEQHVGVWDSDVQDGMVPNITDGTRSCGQSYTVHTNAHATSVNTTTQGSKASLSENRPRVSSVSRPQKPSGFWQVSGVKMEKSTGQQSEQKPNYGRMTRSQSRKRKLDFIEELPRRDELPVKQKRKRKIEQTEKTKVDISLPKEKKREKKTSRLHREEKCSSSTADSSCKVIKTVSCQNVKSVTQTTKTLDRSKSSELHAHKVSSLVKEKQVGHAKRDTAETLLEGRMLKVQCSTQPKLSATENKSTGSHQALSAFELMKKILENHQKREGEHKGKDNRMWTVKKQQGKERLANTHVRGDEVKITENKEKNVRIMVEGHNKSRINQKDKEKSGRIKEAGNQKNIFLQQNLSSANGCSMTKGERLMEDGYSKT comes from the exons ATGTCACAAACCACAGCCCTCCCAGCAGCCAATCAGACCAGCCTCACTCAACCAATGGACTGGCTTATAGATGACATCATTGCGCAGCTCCCATTTATGCCCAGCAATCAAAATGGAATAACTGTAGATTCCAACATGGATCATACAAGAACACAGTCCTCAGTTAAGCTCACAGATCTGGGTATAATCCGACCGCAGTCTGAAGGTGAACATCTTGATAGTTTTCTGAGAACGTTTGAGCAACACGTTGGTGTATGGGATTCAGACGTCCAAGATGGGATGGTGCCCAACATAACAGATGGAACCCGGAGCTGTGGACAGAGTTACACAGTCCACACAAATGCACATGCCACTTCTGTGAACACAACAACACAGGGATCAAAAGCCTCATTATCCGAGAACAGACCACGAGTATCATCTGTAAGTAGACCGCAGAAACCATCGGGTTTTTGGCAGGTGTCAGGTGTGAAAATGGAGAAATCAACAGGACAGCAAAGTGAACAGAAGCCTAATTATGGCAGGATGACCAGAAGCCAGAGTAGGAAGAGGAAGCTGGATTTTATTGAAGAACTTCCTAGGAGAGACGAGCTCCCAGtcaaacagaagagaaaaagaaaaattgaacaAACAGAGAAGACAAAGGTAGACATTTCTCTACcaaaggagaaaaagagagaaaaaaaaactagcagGCTGCATAGAGAAGAAAAGTGCTCCAGCAGCACAGCTGACTCAAGCTGCAAAGTCATAAAAACGGTTAGTTGCCAAAATGTAAAGAGtgtcacacaaacaacaaagaCTTTGGATCGGTCAAAATCCTCAGAGCTGCATGCTCACAAAGTGTCCAGTCTCGTAAAAGAGAAACAAGTGGGACATGCTAAAAGAGACACAGCCGAGACTCTTCTAGAAGGAAGAATGTTAAAGGTGCAGTGCAGTACACAACCCAAGCTATCGGCCACAGAGAATAAATCCACTGGGTCCCATCAGGCTCTTTCTGCTTTTGAGTTAATGAAAAAGATCTTGGAAAATCAccagaagagagagggagagcacaAGGGAAAAGACAACAGAATGTGGACTGTGAAAAAACAGCAAGGAAAGGAAAGGCTGGCAAATACGCATGTCCGTGGAGATGAGGTGAAAATTACTGAGAATAAAGAGAAGAATGTTAGAATCATGGTTGAAGGTCACAATAAAAGCAGAATAAACCAAAAAGATAAGGAAAAAAGTGGGAGAATAAAAGAGGCTGGCAACCAGAAGAACATTTTTCTTCAGCAGAATCTGTCATCAGCTAATG GTTGCAGCATGACAAAAGGAGAGAGACTGATGGAGGATGGCTACAGCAAGACATGA
- the LOC109101563 gene encoding Bardet-Biedl syndrome 7 protein homolog isoform X2, with protein sequence MGTWLFKMQTCKVGVTSQKTMKLLPTVGRKATQKVAVADHDGVVTCFGMKKGEAVPVFKSLPGQKISRLELGGALGTPQEKIFVSSGSEVRGYTKKGKQFLTFEANLTESINAMHVSGADLFVCASYIYNHYCDCKDQDYFLSGDKINDVLCLPVETVGRIVPILACQDRVLRVLQGSDLQYDVEVPGPPTVLELLNRDGGKGGEEVLYGTADGKLGLVQITKSGTITSWELDNEKKKGGVLCIDTFDIVGDGVKDILVGRDDGTVEVYGLDSSNEPTVRFENVLSESVTSIQGGCVGKEMYDEVLATTYTGWVSGLTTEPQQMVAGPGDEIKMSRETQGKVAALRAELEQLQVKVLQGREKYQQSSQSSTAVSAVPVFSINDKFTLCQDDASYSLTLEVQTAIDNLLLQSDVPIDLLDVEKNSAVVSFSECDSESNGNFLLATYRCQANTTRLELKVRSIEGQYGTLQAYVTPRLQPKTCQVRQYQIKPLSLHQRTHAIDQERPMNTLRLTGQFSFAEIHSWVVFCLPEVPEKTPAGDSITFYFQNTFLGTQLEATYCKGEANFKSDNISTISILKDVLSKEATKRKINLNTSYEVNEDSVSHTLRMIHPKLEYQLILAKKVQLIDALKELQVHEGNADFLIPEYRSILDESAQLLEEYKKQPAHLERLYGMITDLFIDKFKFKGQNVKTKVSQLLAILNNYELDSLMEFFSDA encoded by the exons ATGGGCACTTGGTTGTTTAAAATGCAAACTTGTAAG GTTGGTGTGACATCTCAAAAAACCATGAAACTTCTCCCAACTGTGGGGCGAAAAGCAACTCAAAAG GTGGCTGTTGCAGATCATGATGGGGTTGTGACTTGTTTTGGAATGAAAAAAGGGGAGGCTGTG CCTGTGTTCAAATCGCTCCCAGGACAGAAGATCTCCAGACTTGAGCTTGGAGGGGCTTTGGGAACCCCGCAGGAAAAGATCTTTGTGAGCTCAGGCTCTGAAGTGAGGGGATATACTAAAAAGGGCAAACAGTTTCTTACATTTGAAGCCAACCTAACAGAGAGCATAAATGCCAT GCATGTTTCAGGGGCAGATCTGTTTGTGTGTGCCAGTTACATTTATAACCATTACTGTGACTGCAAGGATCAGGACTACTTCCTGTCAGGAGACAAGATCAATGACGTCCTGTGTTTACCTGTGGAGACTGTGGGCCGCATTGTGCCCATCCTGGCCTGCCAGGACAGAGTACTTAGAGTATTGCAG GGCTCTGACCTTCAGTATGATGTAGAAGTTCCCGGACCTCCAACTGTTCTGGAACTTCTCAACAGAGATGGTG GAAAGGGTGGTGAGGAAGTTCTTTATGGAACAGCTGATGGGAAACTAGGTCTTGTGCAGATTACCAAATCTGGAACCATTACAAGTTGGGAACTGGATAATGAGAAGAAAAAAGGAG GTGTGCTTTGTATTGATACCTTTGACATTGTTGGTGATGGTGTGAAGGACATCCTGGTGGGAAGGGATGATGGGACTGTGGAGGTCTACGGGTTGGACAGTTCAAATGAGCCAACAGTGCGCTTTGAGAAT GTTTTGTCTGAGAGCGTCACATCGATCCAGGGTGGCTGTGTTGGAAAGGAAATGTATGATGAAGTTCTTGCAACAACTTACACAG GATGGGTGTCAGGTCTCACCACAGAGCCTCAGCAGATGGTAGCAGGCCCAGGGGATGAGATCAAGATGAGCCGGGAGACCCAGGGGAAGGTGGCTGCACTCAG GGCAGAGTTAGAGCAGTTGCAGGTGAAAGTGTTGCAGGGGAGAGAAAAGTACCAGCAGAGCTCTCAGTCCAGCACGGCTGTGTCCGCTGTGCCAGTCTTTAGCATCAATGACAAATTCACATTGTGCCAGGATGATGCCAGTTACAGCCTCACACTAGAGGTGCAGACCGCCATTGACAACTTGCTGCTACAG AGTGATGTTCCCATTGACCTGTTGGATGTGGAGAAGAACTCAGCAGTGGTCAGCTTCAGTGAATGTGATTCAGAG TCAAATGGGAACTTCCTCCTCGCCACCTACAGGTGCCAAGCAAATACCACTAGGCTGGAACTGAAG GTGAGGTCTATAGAGGGTCAGTATGGCACCCTTCAGGCTTACGTGACTCCAAGGCTTCAGCCCAAAACCTGCCAGGTTCGACAATACCAGATCAAACCGCTTTCCCTCCACCAAAGGACGCATGCAATCGATCAGGAGCG GCCCATGAACACATTGAGACTGACAGGACAGTTCAGTTTTGCAGAGATCCATTCCTGGGTTGTGTTCTGTCTGCCTGAGGTCCCAGAGAAAACCCCGGCAGGAGACAGCATCACATTCTACTTTCAGAACACTTTCTTGGGAACACAGCTAGAAGCCACCTATTG TAAAGGTGAGGCAAACTTCAAATCAGACAACATTTCTACCATATCCATACTGAAGGATGTTTTGTCCAAAGAGGCCACTAAGCGAAAAATCAATCTGAATACATCCTATG AGGTGAATGAGGACTCTGTGAGCCATACTCTTCGAATGATTCATCCCAAGCTAGAGTATCAGTTGATTTTGGCCAAAAAAGTGCAGCTTATTGATGCTTTAaag GAGTTGCAGGTGCATGAGGGGAATGCAGATTTTCTGATTCCAGAGTATCGCAGTATACTGGATGAATCTGCCCAGCTCTTAGAAGAATATAAGAAACAGCCAGCTCACTTAGAAAGATTGTATG GTATGATCACCGATCTGTTCATCGACAAGTTCAAATTTAAAggacaaaatgtcaaaacaaaagtttcacaGCTACTTGCAATTTTAAACAACTATGAGCTTGATTCATTGATGGAATTTTTCAGTGACGCTTAA
- the LOC109101563 gene encoding Bardet-Biedl syndrome 7 protein homolog isoform X1 → MELNLNHVDYLQVGVTSQKTMKLLPTVGRKATQKVAVADHDGVVTCFGMKKGEAVPVFKSLPGQKISRLELGGALGTPQEKIFVSSGSEVRGYTKKGKQFLTFEANLTESINAMHVSGADLFVCASYIYNHYCDCKDQDYFLSGDKINDVLCLPVETVGRIVPILACQDRVLRVLQGSDLQYDVEVPGPPTVLELLNRDGGKGGEEVLYGTADGKLGLVQITKSGTITSWELDNEKKKGGVLCIDTFDIVGDGVKDILVGRDDGTVEVYGLDSSNEPTVRFENVLSESVTSIQGGCVGKEMYDEVLATTYTGWVSGLTTEPQQMVAGPGDEIKMSRETQGKVAALRAELEQLQVKVLQGREKYQQSSQSSTAVSAVPVFSINDKFTLCQDDASYSLTLEVQTAIDNLLLQSDVPIDLLDVEKNSAVVSFSECDSESNGNFLLATYRCQANTTRLELKVRSIEGQYGTLQAYVTPRLQPKTCQVRQYQIKPLSLHQRTHAIDQERPMNTLRLTGQFSFAEIHSWVVFCLPEVPEKTPAGDSITFYFQNTFLGTQLEATYCKGEANFKSDNISTISILKDVLSKEATKRKINLNTSYEVNEDSVSHTLRMIHPKLEYQLILAKKVQLIDALKELQVHEGNADFLIPEYRSILDESAQLLEEYKKQPAHLERLYGMITDLFIDKFKFKGQNVKTKVSQLLAILNNYELDSLMEFFSDA, encoded by the exons ATGGAACTGAACTTAAACCACGTCGATTATCTCCAG GTTGGTGTGACATCTCAAAAAACCATGAAACTTCTCCCAACTGTGGGGCGAAAAGCAACTCAAAAG GTGGCTGTTGCAGATCATGATGGGGTTGTGACTTGTTTTGGAATGAAAAAAGGGGAGGCTGTG CCTGTGTTCAAATCGCTCCCAGGACAGAAGATCTCCAGACTTGAGCTTGGAGGGGCTTTGGGAACCCCGCAGGAAAAGATCTTTGTGAGCTCAGGCTCTGAAGTGAGGGGATATACTAAAAAGGGCAAACAGTTTCTTACATTTGAAGCCAACCTAACAGAGAGCATAAATGCCAT GCATGTTTCAGGGGCAGATCTGTTTGTGTGTGCCAGTTACATTTATAACCATTACTGTGACTGCAAGGATCAGGACTACTTCCTGTCAGGAGACAAGATCAATGACGTCCTGTGTTTACCTGTGGAGACTGTGGGCCGCATTGTGCCCATCCTGGCCTGCCAGGACAGAGTACTTAGAGTATTGCAG GGCTCTGACCTTCAGTATGATGTAGAAGTTCCCGGACCTCCAACTGTTCTGGAACTTCTCAACAGAGATGGTG GAAAGGGTGGTGAGGAAGTTCTTTATGGAACAGCTGATGGGAAACTAGGTCTTGTGCAGATTACCAAATCTGGAACCATTACAAGTTGGGAACTGGATAATGAGAAGAAAAAAGGAG GTGTGCTTTGTATTGATACCTTTGACATTGTTGGTGATGGTGTGAAGGACATCCTGGTGGGAAGGGATGATGGGACTGTGGAGGTCTACGGGTTGGACAGTTCAAATGAGCCAACAGTGCGCTTTGAGAAT GTTTTGTCTGAGAGCGTCACATCGATCCAGGGTGGCTGTGTTGGAAAGGAAATGTATGATGAAGTTCTTGCAACAACTTACACAG GATGGGTGTCAGGTCTCACCACAGAGCCTCAGCAGATGGTAGCAGGCCCAGGGGATGAGATCAAGATGAGCCGGGAGACCCAGGGGAAGGTGGCTGCACTCAG GGCAGAGTTAGAGCAGTTGCAGGTGAAAGTGTTGCAGGGGAGAGAAAAGTACCAGCAGAGCTCTCAGTCCAGCACGGCTGTGTCCGCTGTGCCAGTCTTTAGCATCAATGACAAATTCACATTGTGCCAGGATGATGCCAGTTACAGCCTCACACTAGAGGTGCAGACCGCCATTGACAACTTGCTGCTACAG AGTGATGTTCCCATTGACCTGTTGGATGTGGAGAAGAACTCAGCAGTGGTCAGCTTCAGTGAATGTGATTCAGAG TCAAATGGGAACTTCCTCCTCGCCACCTACAGGTGCCAAGCAAATACCACTAGGCTGGAACTGAAG GTGAGGTCTATAGAGGGTCAGTATGGCACCCTTCAGGCTTACGTGACTCCAAGGCTTCAGCCCAAAACCTGCCAGGTTCGACAATACCAGATCAAACCGCTTTCCCTCCACCAAAGGACGCATGCAATCGATCAGGAGCG GCCCATGAACACATTGAGACTGACAGGACAGTTCAGTTTTGCAGAGATCCATTCCTGGGTTGTGTTCTGTCTGCCTGAGGTCCCAGAGAAAACCCCGGCAGGAGACAGCATCACATTCTACTTTCAGAACACTTTCTTGGGAACACAGCTAGAAGCCACCTATTG TAAAGGTGAGGCAAACTTCAAATCAGACAACATTTCTACCATATCCATACTGAAGGATGTTTTGTCCAAAGAGGCCACTAAGCGAAAAATCAATCTGAATACATCCTATG AGGTGAATGAGGACTCTGTGAGCCATACTCTTCGAATGATTCATCCCAAGCTAGAGTATCAGTTGATTTTGGCCAAAAAAGTGCAGCTTATTGATGCTTTAaag GAGTTGCAGGTGCATGAGGGGAATGCAGATTTTCTGATTCCAGAGTATCGCAGTATACTGGATGAATCTGCCCAGCTCTTAGAAGAATATAAGAAACAGCCAGCTCACTTAGAAAGATTGTATG GTATGATCACCGATCTGTTCATCGACAAGTTCAAATTTAAAggacaaaatgtcaaaacaaaagtttcacaGCTACTTGCAATTTTAAACAACTATGAGCTTGATTCATTGATGGAATTTTTCAGTGACGCTTAA
- the LOC109101566 gene encoding transmembrane protein 33-like — translation MADTEQRSPPPQSSPLQFLLSNKLETAMWLSRLFTVYCSIMFILPLLGPQAASNFYQRALLANALTSALRLHQRLPHFQLSRAFLAQALQEDSCHYLLYSLILVNSYPITMSIFPVFLFSLLHATTYTKKVLDTVGPNSLMFVRNFLNKLTANQQNILKFIACNEIFLMPATVFMLFSGQGSLLQPFIYYRFLTLRYASRRNPYCRTLFTELRILLEHFVMKPSCPAFFRRMCLNSIAFISRLAPTGV, via the exons ATGGCAGACACAGAGCAAAGGAGTCCACCTCCTCAGTCAAGCCCTTTG CAATTCCTCTTGAGTAATAAGCTGGAAACTGCTATGTGGCTGTCACGGCTGTTCACTGTCTACTGCTCCATCATGTTCATTCTGCCACTGCTTGG GCCTCAAGCAGCTTCTAACTTCTATCAGAGGGCATTGCTAGCAAACGCCTTGACCAGCGCTCTGCGTTTGCACCAGAGACTTCCTCACTTTCAGCTGAGCAGAGCCTTCCTGGCCCAGGCCTTACAGGAGGACAGCTGCCACTATCTCCTCTACTCCCTCATCTTAGTCAACTCCTACCCAATCACAA TGAGCATTTTTCCAGTGTTCCTCTTCTCACTTCTCCATGCCACCACCTACACTAAAAAAGTCCTTGAT ACCGTGGGCCCAAACAGCCTTATGTTTGTGAGGAACTTTTTGAACAAGCTCACAGCAAATCAGCAGAACATCTTGAAGTTTATCGCTTGCAATGAGATCTTTTTGATGCCAGCCACAGTCTTTATGCTCTTCAG TGGCCAAGGCAGCTTGCTTCAGCCATTCATCTACTACAGGTTTCTCACTCTGCGCTATGCTTCAAGACGCAACCCATACTGCCG GACTCTGTTCACGGAGCTGAGGATTTTACTGGAGCATTTTGTGATGAAGCCCAGCTGTCCAGCCTTCTTCAGGCGGATGTGCCTCAACAGCATTGCCTTCATTAGCCGCCTTGCTCCCACTGGTGTCTAA
- the LOC109101561 gene encoding cyclin-A2-like, with amino-acid sequence MSSVGQTQRSALQDPGAGVHNQENMLSRLRGAAKNRTENRENVNPKPGNRTVLGALGNNQRRQPVLRGAKQVSGPQIIACKSEEHGRSFGEKPSTKPPAFQIHVDEPDGACSKKPSTQRATMDCSPLTLNPTVTRLRQPLATIDLPMEASFDSPMDMSIMDGEERPTNVNEVSDYATEIHTHLREMEVKSKPKAGYMKKQPDITNSMRAILVDWLVEVGEEYKLQNETLYLAVNYIDRFLSSMSVLRGKLQLVGTAAMLLASKFEEIYPPEVAEFVYITDDTYTKKQVLRMEHLVLTVLSFDLAAPTINQFLTQYFLHQPVSNKVESLSMFLGELSLIDCDPFLKYLPSQTAAAAFILANHTIAGGSWSKALVEMTGYTLVDLMPCIQDLHQTYLGAAQHTQQAVREKYKGSKYHEVSLIEPPEKLMLN; translated from the exons ATGTCATCTGTCGGTCAAACACAACGAAGCGCGCTTCAAGATCCGGGAGCAggtgttcacaatcaagaaaacATGCTTTCGCGACTACGCGGCGCAGCGAAGAACAGAACTGAGAATCGGGAAAATGTCAACCCTAAGCCAGGCAACCGGACTGTGCTGGGCGCCCTGGGGAACAATCAGCGCCGACAGCCCGTTCTGCGCGGCGCTAAACAG GTCTCTGGGCCCCAAATAATTGCATGCAAATCTGAAGAACATGGCAGAAGCTTTGGAGAGAAGCCCTCCACCAAGCCACCTGCTTTTCAGATCCACGTGGATGAGCCTGATGGTGCATGCTCTAAGAAACCGTCAACCCAAAGAGCAACCATGGATTGCTCCCCTCTCACACTAAATCCCACTGTGACCCGCCTAAGGCAGCCCCTCGCCACTATCGATCTGCCAATGGAGGCCAGCTTTG ATTCTCCTATGGATATGTCAATAATGGATGGTGAGGAAAGGCCCACAAATGTCAATGAAGTCTCAGATTATGcaacagaaatacacacacacttgcgGGAAATGGAG GTCAAGTCGAAACCAAAAGCAGGTTACATGAAAAAACAGCCTGACATCACAAACAGCATGCGTGCCATTCTGGTGGACTGGTTAGTGGAGGTGGGAGAGGAATACAAGCTCCAGAATGAGACTCTCTACCTGGCTGTGAACTACATCGATCGCTTTTTGTCTTCCATGTCTGTCCTGAGAGGAAAACTACAGCTAGTTGGCACAGCTGCTATGCTTTTGGCTTC GAAGTTTGAGGAGATCTACCCCCCAGAGGTGGCAGAATTTGTTTACATCACTGACGACacctacacaaaaaaacaagtgttGAGGATGGAGCATCTGGTGCTAACAGTTCTCTCGTTTGATCTTGCTGCTCCAACAATCAATCAGTTCCTCACCCAGTATTTCTTACACCAGCCTGTGAGCAACAAAGTGGAAAGCTTATCAATG TTTCTTGGTGAGCTGAGCTTGATAGATTGTGACCCCTTCCTGAAATACCTCCCATCTCAAACCGCTGCTGCAGCTTTCATTTTGGCCAATCACACAATTGCAGGTGGATCATGG TCGAAGGCACTTGTTGAGATGACTGGCTACACTCTGGTGGATCTTATGCCGTGCATTCAGGATCTACATCAGACCTACCTCGGTGCTGCTCAGCACACACAGCAAGCTGTTAGGGAGAAATACAAGGGCTCAAA GTACCATGAAGTCTCTCTCATTGAGCCTCCAGAGAAGCTGATGCTAAACTAA